In one Geotoga petraea genomic region, the following are encoded:
- a CDS encoding flavin reductase family protein, with protein sequence MKPNIFFSKLPMPVCAITSKVGQEVNSMTVAWSMPVSANPPLFAFAIKKIRHTWKFLESSKQFTVTFFDQENVQKAHGIGRISGREGNKLQALNVSLKQSDEIESPYIEDGYFAMECKVKSIYTEGDHELVVGKVLKVHEINNNKPLLYLSNDEYGVIDENIKKIDTKSLVNFIRNKISEGENNG encoded by the coding sequence TTGAAACCAAATATATTTTTCTCCAAATTACCAATGCCGGTATGTGCTATTACTTCTAAAGTCGGACAGGAAGTTAATTCAATGACGGTAGCATGGAGCATGCCCGTTTCTGCAAACCCACCACTTTTTGCGTTTGCAATAAAAAAAATCAGACACACTTGGAAATTTTTAGAAAGCTCCAAACAATTTACCGTGACTTTTTTTGATCAAGAAAATGTTCAAAAAGCTCACGGAATAGGTAGAATATCAGGAAGAGAAGGTAACAAATTGCAAGCTTTAAATGTTTCTTTGAAACAGTCTGATGAAATAGAAAGCCCCTATATAGAAGATGGATACTTTGCGATGGAATGCAAAGTAAAATCTATTTATACTGAGGGAGACCATGAATTAGTTGTTGGAAAAGTTCTTAAAGTTCATGAAATAAACAATAACAAACCGTTATTGTACTTATCAAATGATGAATATGGTGTAATAGACGAAAATATAAAAAAAATTGATACAAAATCTTTGGTAAATTTTATCAGAAATAAAATTTCTGAAGGTGAAAATAATGGTTAA
- a CDS encoding secondary thiamine-phosphate synthase enzyme YjbQ — MKSYRKELWFNTKKRREFINITPKIKECLKESNIKEGFVLVNAMHITASVFINDDESGLHRDFENFLEKLAPEKPYDQYYHNGFEDNADAHIKRTIMGREVVVAITEGELDFGPWEQIFYGEFDGKRNKRVLVKIIGE, encoded by the coding sequence ATGAAAAGTTATAGGAAAGAGCTGTGGTTCAACACAAAAAAAAGAAGGGAATTTATCAATATAACTCCAAAAATAAAAGAATGTTTGAAAGAGAGCAATATAAAGGAAGGCTTTGTTCTTGTAAATGCAATGCACATAACTGCATCCGTCTTTATCAATGATGATGAAAGTGGTTTGCATAGGGATTTCGAAAACTTTTTAGAAAAATTGGCTCCAGAAAAACCCTATGATCAATACTATCATAATGGATTTGAAGACAATGCAGATGCTCATATTAAAAGAACTATTATGGGTAGAGAAGTTGTTGTTGCCATAACCGAAGGGGAATTGGACTTTGGGCCTTGGGAGCAAATTTTTTATGGAGAATTTGATGGTAAAAGGAATAAAAGAGTTTTAGTAAAGATTATTGGAGAATAA
- the fsa gene encoding fructose-6-phosphate aldolase — MKIFLDTANIEEIKKGVDWGIVDGVTTNPTLVSKENAVFEDRIVEICETVKGPVSAEVISTDYEGMVKEAEKLANLNPHVVVKIPMLPEGIKAVKTLSQKGIKTNVTLIFSPLQAFLAAKAGATYVSPFIGRMDDIGNTGMDIVGEIVTIFENYQFGTEVLVASVRHTEHVLEAALTGADVVTIPMVVLEKMFKHPMTDIGLERFLKDWKKYQDYMDKK, encoded by the coding sequence ATGAAGATTTTTTTAGATACTGCTAATATCGAAGAGATTAAAAAAGGTGTTGACTGGGGGATTGTAGATGGTGTAACTACAAATCCAACACTTGTTTCAAAAGAAAATGCAGTTTTTGAAGATAGAATTGTTGAAATTTGTGAAACAGTGAAAGGCCCTGTAAGTGCTGAAGTTATATCTACTGACTACGAAGGTATGGTAAAAGAAGCAGAGAAATTGGCTAATCTTAATCCCCACGTTGTTGTTAAAATTCCAATGCTGCCTGAAGGTATAAAAGCCGTTAAAACTCTATCTCAAAAAGGTATAAAAACAAATGTTACGTTGATTTTTAGCCCTTTACAAGCTTTTTTAGCTGCTAAAGCAGGTGCAACATATGTCAGCCCATTTATTGGAAGAATGGATGATATTGGCAATACAGGTATGGATATTGTAGGTGAAATAGTTACTATATTTGAAAATTATCAATTTGGAACTGAAGTTTTGGTTGCCAGCGTTAGACACACAGAACATGTTTTAGAAGCAGCTTTAACAGGAGCAGATGTTGTTACAATACCTATGGTCGTTCTCGAAAAAATGTTTAAACATCCAATGACAGATATAGGGTTAGAAAGATTCTTAAAAGATTGGAAAAAATACCAAGATTATATGGATAAAAAATAA